The Natronogracilivirga saccharolytica region GAAAAAATCAAAAATGTCATCGTTGAAATGATTCATTACTCGGATGAAATCCCGGAAATGAACGACTCGGACTTTATCAGCGAAATGCTGGGCTACGATTATACCTATCTGTCAAATACGTTTTCGGAAGTCAAAGGTATGACCATCCGGCATTTTATTATCCTGCACAGGATCGAAAAAGCCAAAGAACTGTTGATGTACGACGAACTTACCCTGACAGAGATTGCTCACCGGCTGCATTACAGCAGTGTAGCCCATTTATCCAGCCAGTTCAAAAAGATTACCGGTCTAACGCCCAGCTATTTCAGGGAGTTGAAGTATAAGCGAGTGAAAAATCTCGAGGATCTGTAACATCTGTAACATTTTCCGGATTCGGTGTAACGCATGTTGTATTGAAAATTCCCACCTTGGCGGGTGAGTAAAGAAGGACGAGCTGACGGAATGGAGTCTTTCCTGACTGTTGCGATTAACGCACAATGAACATCACCTGAAAGAGACCGGAAAATATGCAATCAGATGACGGATCCAGGTCTAATGAGATGGAAAAGGCCACGGCTTTTATCATCGTTGAGATCATCGAATATGTTCCCGGTTCGGTAGTGATCAAAACCATCCTTAAGAAAAGAACAGGAAATGTCAGCGCCGTTTCGGTGGATTCCGACGGAGAACTGGAAGAAAAGGCATCCCCTTTTGATATTTTCATACAGATAATAGAAGGCCGCACGGAAATATTCATCGAGGATGATGTATTACATCTTGAAACCGGCCAGTCCGTTATCATACCGGCGCATTCCCGCAACTCTTTCAAGGCCGGCCACCGGTTTAAAATGATATCCACGGTAATAAAAAGCGGATATGAAGAAGTAAGCTGAAGCACGTATTATAATCAATAAGATTATGCAGAAACGACAAAGAGTTACATTCGTTGGTAAAGACAGGAATATCTTTTTTAAAACCCTGAAACAGAGAGTGGACCGGCATTTCCGGGATCAGGGCAAAACCATGCACGCCAATGCTGCCATGGTTCTTAAGTCCGTAATCATGCTGGCGTTGTATATAGTACCGTTTTGCGTGATCATTCTGATGCAACCGCCGCTGTGGTTGTCGCTTCTGCTGTGGTTTGTGATGGGCGTCGGAATGGCCGGTATCGGCATGGCCATCATGCACGATGCCAACCATGGAGCTTATTCTTCACGTCCGGCCGTGAACAAAATACTCGGGTTTTCACTGAACCTGGTTGGAGGCTCCCGGCACAACTGGCACTTGCAGCACAATATCCTGCATCACACCTACACCAATATTACCCATCTGGATGACGATATTGAGAGCAAGCTGATTCTTCGCTATTCCCCGCATACCAGGGTCAGGTGGTACCACAAACTGCAGCCGTTCTACGCTTTTATTTTTTACGGCATTCTCACCCTCTACTGGGTTACTCTCAAAGATTTCGTGCAATTTGTCCGGTATACCATGGACGGTGTGAACCCGAATTCGTTTGGGCGCAATACGGTTTTATTGTCCGGTATCATCTCCCTGAAAATTGTTTATTTTTTCGTGTTTATCGGGTTGCCGGTTCTTGCCGGTATTGCTGTTTCCCATGTGGTCGCCGGATTTCTGTTGATGCATTTTGTCGCAGGAATTATTCTGACCACCGTATTTCAGCTGGCTCATTCCGTGGATGAAACCGAGTTTCCCCTGCCGGACGAGGAAGGAAAAATTCAAAACGCCTGGGCCATTCATCAAATGGAGACCACCGTCAATTTCGCGCGTTACAACAAGTTGTTGTCCTGGTATCTGGGTGGTTTGAACTTTCAGGTGGAGCATCACCTGTTTCCGAAAATTTGTCATGTGCACTATCCGGAAGTTGCCGAAATTGCGCGGAAAACCGCACGGGAATTTGATGTCACGTACAACGAACATCAAACCCTTGGTGCTGCCCTGAAATCGCATATCCATTTTATGATCCGGATCGGGAAGCTGCCGGATTTAAATGATGGTATCGGTTGAGATTGAATATTACTGTAACAACAAAAGCGTATCAATCGGATAAGCCGTGATGAATCCTTTGACGTGATCTGTTGCCGCAACCTGTTGCCGCGTCCTGTTGCCGCGAGTATCAAAACAGGGCCCGATCGTGACGCAACAGGCCCCGCCAGGACGATTCCAAACAGCATTCCGGAGAAAAGCGGCCTTCTCCGCTGTATTCAAAGGAAAACCGGTCGATCTGGAATAGCGGGAAGGGCGAATCCACCGGTACAAAGGCCATGCTGCAATCCCAACCTATTACCCACCTGCTAAAGCGGGTCAATTCCTGTCCGCCTGAAAACTTGGATTTAAAGTTCTTCATCAATTTCTTTTTTTTCGCTTTTGCACAGGCTCCCAAATCAATAGCCGAAACAGAACCTATATCTTGTTGAAGATATCGGTAAAGATTACAGGTGATTAGCGGCATTAATAATCTCTTCCGTGTTGTGGTCAATGACGCGAATGGAAAATTTGCCTTTTGTTGAAGAAGAGAGCGAATCTGATCCATGCTTTTTGGTTTTGTAGCCACACTTGTCCTCCTTTTGATTATGTGTTCAAAAGCAAGCAAAATACTTTCCGGCAACAGGTGGGTCAGTTTAAAGTGAAACGGGTGGATCAGTATAGGGTGATATTCTCAATTAATTCACTTCTTTCCACCTTTGGGTGGCTTCACCGGTTTTCTGCCTTTATTCTGTCCCGGAGGTGCAGGTTGAGTAGTTGGTTTTGGCGGTTTTTTCTGTTCTTTTGCCATAGTTCTATAGGTTATAGGTTACAAAAATGGAAATGCTTACAAAGCCAAAAGTAAATAAAGCGAGAGAAAACGGATTTAATAAATTCAACCATTTTGTGTACTGTCCTCCAGGATCGACCTCTTCAAAGTTTTTACTATCATCCAGCTCATCTATCGCTTTTCGAAATGCCAAGGCACTCAGGTAGTATGAAATTAAACTGATCACAATACTCAGTCCCCAGGTGAGCCAGCTTGTTATCAGCCACCCAATCATTACCGGCTCTCCGTCAACGAAGTTGGATACAAACGCAAATGTCACCGCAAACGCACCACCTGAAAGCTTAATGAGTGTCTTGTCAAACTCATCCTGGGAGTGTAGTGGTCGGGAAAAATTGGACGGTTAAATCCTAACCGTTGATTTGCCTGACATGAAACGTAAACGCCGACACTTCAGCCCTGACTTCAAGGCTACCGTAGCCATAGAAGCCCTCAA contains the following coding sequences:
- a CDS encoding helix-turn-helix domain-containing protein; the encoded protein is MKLYIKYMVSLRCKMLVQEELKKLGLNRVAVDLGVVEIFGDITDEQREKFRNNLKKAGLELLDDKKQILVEKIKNVIVEMIHYSDEIPEMNDSDFISEMLGYDYTYLSNTFSEVKGMTIRHFIILHRIEKAKELLMYDELTLTEIAHRLHYSSVAHLSSQFKKITGLTPSYFRELKYKRVKNLEDL
- a CDS encoding cupin domain-containing protein, whose translation is MQSDDGSRSNEMEKATAFIIVEIIEYVPGSVVIKTILKKRTGNVSAVSVDSDGELEEKASPFDIFIQIIEGRTEIFIEDDVLHLETGQSVIIPAHSRNSFKAGHRFKMISTVIKSGYEEVS
- a CDS encoding fatty acid desaturase family protein: MQKRQRVTFVGKDRNIFFKTLKQRVDRHFRDQGKTMHANAAMVLKSVIMLALYIVPFCVIILMQPPLWLSLLLWFVMGVGMAGIGMAIMHDANHGAYSSRPAVNKILGFSLNLVGGSRHNWHLQHNILHHTYTNITHLDDDIESKLILRYSPHTRVRWYHKLQPFYAFIFYGILTLYWVTLKDFVQFVRYTMDGVNPNSFGRNTVLLSGIISLKIVYFFVFIGLPVLAGIAVSHVVAGFLLMHFVAGIILTTVFQLAHSVDETEFPLPDEEGKIQNAWAIHQMETTVNFARYNKLLSWYLGGLNFQVEHHLFPKICHVHYPEVAEIARKTAREFDVTYNEHQTLGAALKSHIHFMIRIGKLPDLNDGIG